From a region of the Thermodesulfobacteriota bacterium genome:
- a CDS encoding sigma 54-interacting transcriptional regulator, whose amino-acid sequence MPKNRLTADERMFFQLVQQAVLANPFSEKRAETDMKIAGLFPGSGRTETIEKAIREVRAGIDRLHRAGRGKLDTYSGADREMLMAACLFDVFHLFVAQLDGHITDQVSAGARPLPVPFAGDMLRLFVERGFAEAEAVGFFALCFQIRRAYFFIDHGLVGRSPCMKKLRESLWNNVFSCDMDFYRHHLWNRMEDFSTLILGETGTGKGAAAKAIGSSGFIPFDPDRKRFRESFTAIFVSLNLSQFPENLIESELFGHRKGAFTGAVEAHEGILGQCSAHGSIFLDEIGEVSEPVQIKLLNVLEERTFTPVGSHEIRRFQGRIIAATNRSLESIQSGNVLRDDFFYRLCSDIIEVPSLRRRIAEDPGELDDLLTYTIEKVTGKPSPDVTAMVRKIIAVQPGMDYAWPGNVRELGQCVRRVMLRRSYGTPVSAVHFPEPNGFSRFIEEGELDARGLVREYCRYLYKKSGTYGEVARRTGLDRRTVKSHVEGTAKAAR is encoded by the coding sequence ATGCCAAAAAACCGACTGACGGCTGACGAGCGAATGTTTTTCCAGCTGGTCCAGCAGGCTGTGCTGGCCAATCCTTTTTCAGAAAAAAGGGCCGAGACCGACATGAAAATCGCCGGCCTGTTTCCCGGCAGCGGACGGACGGAAACAATTGAAAAAGCGATCCGCGAGGTTCGCGCCGGCATCGATCGCCTGCACAGGGCCGGCAGGGGAAAACTGGACACGTATTCCGGCGCCGACCGGGAAATGCTCATGGCCGCCTGCCTCTTTGACGTTTTCCATCTCTTTGTAGCGCAGCTTGACGGCCATATCACCGACCAGGTTAGCGCCGGGGCACGCCCCCTGCCCGTCCCTTTTGCCGGCGATATGCTGAGGCTGTTTGTCGAGCGGGGATTTGCGGAAGCGGAGGCCGTCGGGTTTTTCGCCCTGTGCTTCCAGATCCGACGGGCCTATTTTTTCATTGACCACGGACTGGTGGGCCGCAGCCCCTGCATGAAAAAACTTCGGGAAAGTCTCTGGAACAACGTGTTTTCATGTGACATGGATTTTTACCGGCATCACCTGTGGAACCGGATGGAGGATTTTTCCACCCTCATTCTCGGTGAAACCGGCACCGGCAAGGGAGCCGCGGCCAAAGCCATCGGCAGCAGCGGCTTTATTCCCTTTGATCCGGACCGAAAAAGATTCAGGGAGAGCTTTACCGCCATATTCGTATCCTTAAACCTTTCCCAGTTTCCGGAAAATCTCATTGAATCGGAACTCTTCGGCCACCGGAAGGGGGCCTTTACCGGAGCGGTGGAGGCCCATGAAGGCATTCTCGGCCAGTGCAGCGCCCACGGTTCCATCTTTCTGGATGAAATCGGAGAGGTGTCTGAGCCTGTCCAGATTAAACTCCTTAATGTGCTGGAAGAGCGGACCTTTACGCCGGTAGGCAGCCATGAAATCCGGCGGTTTCAGGGAAGGATCATCGCCGCCACCAACCGCTCCCTGGAGAGTATCCAGTCCGGTAATGTTCTGCGGGACGATTTCTTTTACCGCCTCTGCTCCGATATCATCGAGGTCCCTTCCCTGCGCCGGCGAATCGCTGAAGATCCCGGGGAACTGGATGACCTGCTGACCTATACCATCGAAAAGGTTACGGGAAAGCCGTCACCCGATGTAACCGCCATGGTCAGAAAAATCATCGCCGTCCAGCCGGGCATGGATTACGCCTGGCCGGGCAATGTCCGGGAACTGGGCCAATGCGTTCGCCGCGTCATGTTGAGAAGAAGTTACGGCACACCGGTTTCCGCAGTGCACTTCCCGGAACCAAACGGGTTCTCAAGATTCATTGAGGAAGGAGAACTCGACGCGCGGGGTCTGGTCAGGGAATACTGCCGGTA
- a CDS encoding ATP-dependent 6-phosphofructokinase, which translates to MEQFNVDFTYADTLVESLGEAKIDSPILKEEDLDPEHDFTSDNDRVLVNINPDMIASYIEKNEKIPSFELAGPRKKIYFDTSKVRCAIVTCGGLCPGLNDIIRATVLELYYRYGIRNIYGIRYGLEGFIPKYGHDMIDLVPQNVVNILNTGGTILGSSRGPQDIAQIVDSLERMNIGILFMVGGDGTLRAATKIADEITERRLKISVIGIPKTIDNDIYLLARSFGFDTAVDIATSAIESAHSEAEGYPNGIGLIKLMGRHSGFIAATAVLARQDVNFVLIPEIDFDLDGPNGFLASLEKRVVSRKHAVVVVAEGAGQKYFEEGSKDHDASGNVRLNDIGLFLRDRIKDHFAAKGIEVSLKYIDPSYIIRSLPANANDSVFCGFLGRDAVHAAIAGKTKMIVGNWNNHFVHIPMKLSVGKRKQISPHGKLWRTVLEATGQGNFKNNGKG; encoded by the coding sequence ATGGAACAATTCAATGTGGATTTTACGTACGCCGACACCCTGGTGGAAAGCCTGGGCGAGGCCAAGATCGACTCGCCTATTCTGAAGGAAGAGGATCTCGATCCGGAGCATGATTTTACCAGTGACAATGACCGGGTGCTGGTCAACATCAACCCGGATATGATCGCGTCCTACATAGAAAAAAACGAGAAGATTCCTTCCTTTGAACTGGCCGGGCCCCGTAAAAAAATTTACTTTGACACCAGCAAGGTCAGATGCGCCATCGTCACCTGCGGCGGCCTGTGCCCCGGCCTGAACGACATCATCCGGGCCACGGTGCTGGAGCTCTACTACCGTTACGGGATCCGGAATATATACGGCATCCGCTACGGGCTGGAAGGGTTCATCCCCAAATACGGCCACGACATGATCGACCTGGTGCCCCAGAACGTCGTCAACATACTCAACACGGGCGGCACCATTCTGGGTTCCTCCCGGGGTCCCCAGGACATCGCCCAGATCGTCGACTCCCTGGAGCGGATGAACATCGGCATCCTGTTCATGGTCGGCGGCGACGGCACTCTCAGGGCAGCCACGAAAATCGCCGACGAAATCACCGAACGGCGGCTTAAAATCAGCGTCATCGGCATTCCCAAGACCATTGACAACGACATCTATCTCCTGGCCCGCTCGTTTGGTTTTGACACGGCCGTGGACATCGCCACCAGCGCCATCGAAAGCGCTCACAGTGAAGCCGAAGGTTATCCCAACGGCATCGGACTGATCAAGCTCATGGGTCGGCACTCGGGTTTCATTGCCGCCACAGCGGTGCTGGCCCGTCAGGACGTGAATTTTGTATTGATTCCGGAAATCGATTTTGACCTGGACGGGCCCAACGGTTTTTTAGCCTCCCTGGAAAAAAGGGTCGTGTCCCGTAAACATGCCGTAGTGGTGGTGGCGGAAGGCGCCGGGCAGAAATATTTTGAGGAGGGCTCCAAAGATCATGACGCCTCCGGCAATGTCCGTCTAAACGATATCGGCCTGTTTTTAAGGGACCGGATCAAGGATCATTTTGCCGCCAAAGGCATCGAGGTTTCCCTCAAGTACATCGACCCCAGCTACATCATCCGCAGCCTGCCGGCCAACGCCAACGACAGCGTCTTCTGCGGTTTTCTGGGACGGGACGCGGTTCATGCCGCCATTGCCGGAAAAACCAAAATGATCGTCGGCAACTGGAACAATCATTTTGTCCATATCCCCATGAAACTGTCGGTGGGAAAACGCAAACAGATCAGCCCCCACGGCAAACTGTGGCGGACCGTACTGGAAGCCACCGGCCAGGGAAATTTCAAGAACAACGGCAAAGGTTAA
- the rrtA gene encoding rhombosortase, giving the protein MMTIFRIPLDMVILLGLIGLCNFHLITGDSCGTLIFRWDRVTAGDVYRLVTHPFVHVSWYHFLLDAGAFFLLYTGLSEKRPSRRLLTVGICGFSGLLAPLIFAPEVYSQGLCGLSGIAHGLMAFSGLEMMRDKTTARVGFICLAIVVVKSIYEAATGTMFFSFLLFGLCGIPIAVCHAGGVLGGIVSFILFGRASGLNLCRCS; this is encoded by the coding sequence ATGATGACGATTTTTCGCATCCCCCTGGATATGGTCATTCTTCTGGGGCTGATCGGGTTGTGCAATTTTCATCTGATTACCGGCGATTCCTGCGGCACTCTGATTTTCAGGTGGGACAGGGTCACGGCCGGAGACGTATACCGGCTGGTGACCCATCCGTTTGTGCATGTCTCCTGGTATCATTTTCTGCTGGATGCCGGCGCTTTTTTTCTTTTATATACCGGACTCAGCGAAAAGCGCCCGTCCCGGCGGCTGTTGACCGTCGGAATCTGCGGCTTCAGCGGGTTGCTGGCTCCGCTGATTTTCGCCCCTGAGGTTTATTCGCAAGGCTTGTGCGGACTTTCGGGTATCGCCCATGGCCTCATGGCCTTTTCCGGCCTGGAGATGATGCGGGATAAAACAACCGCCAGGGTCGGATTCATCTGCCTGGCGATCGTGGTGGTTAAATCGATTTACGAGGCCGCTACCGGGACGATGTTTTTTTCTTTTCTTCTGTTCGGCCTGTGCGGGATTCCCATTGCCGTCTGTCATGCCGGCGGGGTTCTGGGAGGGATCGTTTCCTTCATTTTGTTCGGTCGCGCTTCCGGCCTTAACCTTTGCCGTTGTTCTTGA
- a CDS encoding KpsF/GutQ family sugar-phosphate isomerase gives MQQKNDNDQIIAQAIDVLKIEAEGINGLIPRVDERFARMVELICASRGRLVISGIGKSGIVGQKIAATLNSTGTRAIFLHPVEAMHGDLGMVSSRDVFLGISNSGETEELNHLIPTIRELGCKIIAFTGNEASRLARMSDIIINVGVAREACPLGLAPTASTTAVLAMGDALAVALINKKQFKASDFQKYHPGGVLGQRLASNVSEIMLSGDAVPFVNENTSLEEALAVLDRQRLGAVIAVKGKNILSGILTDGDIRRLVIRKTPLSGVSLSKVMTRDPLYVVPQDPVYTALNIMEQHQITVLPVTDETKILRGILHLHDILGKGAFSFNGK, from the coding sequence ATGCAACAGAAAAACGACAACGATCAGATCATCGCGCAGGCCATCGACGTCCTGAAGATTGAAGCCGAAGGGATCAACGGCCTGATTCCGCGGGTAGACGAGCGTTTCGCGCGGATGGTGGAGCTGATTTGCGCCAGCCGTGGCCGGCTGGTCATCAGCGGCATCGGCAAGTCGGGTATCGTGGGGCAGAAAATCGCCGCCACCCTCAACAGCACCGGCACCCGGGCCATCTTCCTGCATCCCGTGGAAGCCATGCATGGAGACCTCGGCATGGTCAGCTCACGGGACGTGTTTCTGGGTATTTCCAACAGCGGCGAAACCGAAGAGCTCAACCATTTAATACCGACCATCCGGGAGCTCGGCTGCAAAATCATCGCCTTTACCGGAAATGAAGCCTCACGGCTGGCCCGGATGAGCGACATTATCATCAATGTCGGCGTGGCGCGCGAGGCCTGCCCGCTGGGACTGGCGCCAACGGCCAGCACCACGGCCGTTCTGGCCATGGGAGACGCCCTGGCGGTGGCGCTGATCAATAAAAAACAGTTCAAGGCCAGTGATTTCCAGAAATACCACCCCGGCGGGGTACTCGGCCAGCGATTGGCCTCAAACGTTTCTGAAATCATGTTAAGCGGCGACGCCGTTCCGTTTGTGAACGAAAACACATCGCTGGAAGAAGCCCTGGCGGTCCTGGACCGGCAGCGGCTGGGAGCGGTCATCGCCGTAAAAGGAAAGAATATCTTAAGCGGCATTCTCACGGATGGGGATATCCGGCGACTGGTCATCAGAAAGACCCCGCTCTCCGGGGTATCCCTGAGCAAGGTCATGACCAGAGACCCGCTGTATGTGGTTCCCCAGGATCCGGTATATACCGCCCTGAATATCATGGAACAGCACCAGATCACCGTGCTGCCGGTAACCGACGAGACGAAAATCCTCCGCGGCATTCTTCATCTGCATGATATTCTCGGAAAAGGCGCTTTTTCATTCAACGGGAAGTAA
- a CDS encoding VIT domain-containing protein, which produces MKIGKFIRNSVNIMTSAMAAAILFLGAMTMTGRAEAAGLLIADGGFGGVLEIREHDVNVTINNGIAVTEVTQVFLNTEQRQVEALYTFPVPKGASVADFSMWINGREMVGEVVEKERAREIYNSYKQQRRDPGLLEQVDYKTFEMRVFPINAGAEQKVRITYYQEIDIDHDQGTYVYPLATVTRRDINSKTTGRFAFNAEIKSVVPIANLASPSHKDAFVVARHSDTFAVASLESTGGSLESDVVINYDMARPVSGIDLVASRQTGDDGYFCLTVTAGKELADNESGMDYVFVLDVSGSMANDGKLVVSKNALEAFTDEIGENDRFEVMTFNVTPQVLFRELRPGTDAARGEARAFMATQQARGNTELVPAMTTAYKYSDPDRTLNVVILSDGMTEQGERQTLLRMIQSRPRNSRVFCVGIGNEVNRPLLEQMADDSGGLAAFISRGDDFQRAARGFKRKLMRPVATDLQLDFGGVKVYDVEPRVLPNLYHGSPIRVYGRYEKGGTADVRLTGNIRGVAMQQSAAMTFPDKDIDNPEIERMWAWKRVDQLLKEADRSGDQSRVVGEIVGLGETYSIVTRYTSFLVLENDEEYKRWKIERRNAGRMARDHEAQTRRKALLDQIKDKAMSDIGPQEAIQKTTVSPGKNAVQTSPSVPGQQPQAQNTPPSSGGGNSRGADFDFGGGPVGPLFAWFAFWLRRHKMKNVKNNR; this is translated from the coding sequence ATGAAAATCGGAAAATTCATTCGAAACAGCGTCAACATCATGACAAGCGCCATGGCGGCCGCTATCCTGTTTCTGGGGGCCATGACGATGACGGGCAGGGCCGAGGCCGCGGGGTTGCTGATCGCGGACGGCGGTTTCGGCGGCGTGCTTGAAATCAGGGAACATGACGTCAATGTCACCATCAACAACGGCATTGCCGTTACGGAAGTCACGCAGGTTTTTCTGAACACGGAACAGCGCCAGGTGGAGGCCCTGTACACGTTCCCGGTGCCAAAGGGCGCCTCGGTAGCTGATTTCAGCATGTGGATCAACGGCAGGGAGATGGTCGGAGAGGTGGTCGAAAAGGAACGGGCGCGGGAAATTTACAACAGCTACAAGCAGCAGCGCCGGGACCCGGGCCTCCTGGAGCAGGTCGACTACAAGACCTTTGAAATGCGTGTTTTCCCCATCAACGCCGGCGCGGAACAGAAGGTCCGTATTACCTATTATCAGGAAATCGATATTGATCATGACCAGGGCACATACGTCTATCCCCTGGCCACCGTCACCCGCCGGGATATCAACTCGAAAACCACCGGGCGATTCGCCTTCAACGCGGAGATCAAATCCGTTGTCCCCATTGCCAACCTTGCCAGCCCGAGCCACAAAGATGCCTTTGTCGTGGCCCGGCATTCGGATACCTTTGCCGTGGCCAGCCTGGAAAGCACCGGCGGCAGCCTGGAATCGGATGTGGTGATCAACTATGACATGGCCCGGCCCGTCAGCGGCATCGACCTGGTTGCTTCCCGGCAGACGGGGGATGACGGCTATTTCTGCCTGACCGTCACCGCCGGCAAGGAACTGGCGGACAATGAATCGGGCATGGATTACGTGTTCGTTCTGGACGTGTCGGGCAGCATGGCCAATGACGGCAAGCTGGTCGTCTCCAAAAACGCCCTGGAGGCTTTTACGGATGAGATCGGCGAAAACGACCGGTTTGAAGTCATGACGTTCAATGTCACGCCCCAGGTGCTGTTTCGGGAATTAAGACCCGGCACCGATGCCGCCAGGGGGGAAGCACGGGCCTTCATGGCCACCCAGCAGGCCCGGGGCAACACGGAACTGGTTCCGGCCATGACCACCGCCTATAAGTATAGCGACCCCGACCGCACCCTTAACGTGGTCATTCTCAGTGACGGCATGACCGAGCAGGGAGAACGGCAGACCCTGCTGCGGATGATCCAGTCCCGGCCGCGTAACAGCCGGGTGTTCTGCGTCGGCATCGGCAACGAGGTCAACCGTCCGCTCCTGGAGCAGATGGCCGATGATTCCGGCGGCCTGGCCGCTTTCATCTCCCGGGGTGACGACTTCCAACGCGCGGCCAGGGGGTTTAAAAGAAAACTCATGCGGCCGGTGGCGACCGACCTGCAGCTTGATTTCGGCGGCGTCAAGGTGTACGACGTCGAGCCCCGGGTGCTGCCCAATCTTTACCATGGATCCCCCATCCGGGTTTACGGCCGCTACGAAAAGGGCGGCACGGCCGATGTCCGGCTGACCGGCAATATCCGGGGCGTGGCCATGCAGCAGTCGGCTGCCATGACGTTTCCGGACAAAGACATTGATAATCCCGAAATTGAACGCATGTGGGCCTGGAAGCGGGTCGACCAGTTGCTGAAGGAGGCCGACCGGTCCGGAGACCAGAGCCGGGTGGTGGGCGAAATCGTCGGGCTCGGGGAAACCTATTCCATCGTCACCCGCTATACCTCGTTTCTGGTGCTGGAAAACGACGAGGAATATAAACGCTGGAAGATTGAACGGCGCAACGCCGGCCGGATGGCCAGGGACCATGAAGCGCAGACCAGAAGGAAAGCGCTTCTGGATCAGATCAAGGATAAAGCCATGAGCGACATCGGTCCCCAGGAGGCGATCCAGAAGACGACGGTCTCTCCTGGAAAGAACGCCGTCCAGACATCTCCTTCCGTTCCGGGACAGCAGCCGCAGGCGCAAAACACGCCGCCGTCCTCCGGTGGAGGCAACAGCAGAGGGGCGGACTTCGATTTTGGCGGCGGGCCGGTCGGGCCGCTGTTTGCCTGGTTCGCCTTCTGGCTCAGAAGACATAAAATGAAGAACGTAAAGAACAACCGTTAA
- a CDS encoding PTS sugar transporter subunit IIA, with translation MILSEYITRERIVFPEETGKLEVIRRLVDKAASLALIRDRAGFEAAIQQREAMSSTGIGLGLAIPHARHLESNDFFIIAGITRHPVEWQAIDAAPVRAIFLIGVPDHPSVIANKATARYLDIIASLMMLVKIPRFRDRLFAAATPDDLMAVLADQSG, from the coding sequence ATGATTCTGTCTGAATATATAACCCGGGAAAGGATTGTCTTTCCGGAAGAGACCGGGAAGCTGGAGGTGATCCGCCGGCTGGTGGACAAGGCGGCATCCCTTGCCCTGATCCGGGACAGGGCCGGTTTCGAGGCAGCCATTCAGCAGAGAGAAGCCATGTCCAGCACCGGCATCGGCCTGGGGCTGGCCATTCCCCATGCCAGGCATTTGGAATCAAATGATTTTTTTATCATTGCCGGAATCACGCGGCATCCGGTAGAGTGGCAGGCCATTGATGCCGCGCCGGTCAGGGCAATCTTTCTCATCGGCGTTCCCGATCACCCATCGGTTATTGCCAATAAAGCCACCGCCCGTTATCTGGATATCATCGCCTCGCTGATGATGCTGGTAAAAATTCCGCGGTTCAGGGACAGGCTTTTTGCGGCCGCCACGCCGGATGACCTGATGGCTGTTCTCGCGGACCAGTCCGGTTAG